DNA from Coffea arabica cultivar ET-39 chromosome 10c, Coffea Arabica ET-39 HiFi, whole genome shotgun sequence:
agaaaattaataaaatattacACTGTGAAACtccaaaaatatcaaaaaataaaacacttaTTGCCCCAATATCATCTATGCATGCTTCCAATGCTTTTTTTCTCCCAGATCTGCTAATGAGTTGATTTAAATTCAGATGTTAAAGTGAGATCTAACGAGGTAGATCTAAAAGATTTCAGATCCGACAACCAAATATGCAAAAACTTAGATCTAATgcaaaaaatagcaaaaaactACAAAAGCTATCATTAGAAATCTCTAGGAGAGGAGAAAACTGTCACTCAAAATCCCTAAGAGAATAAACTCTCACTAGGAAACTCCATGAGAGGAGTGTAACATCTTTTGCTACAAGAATAGCATTACCCTCAATTTGATGAGTACAAGAGTTTCAGATACTATCCTCATCCACCAAGCTTCACAAACAAACTGAAAAATAGTAGAAAACAAATACGTCCATACAATGGTGAAGTACTTTTACATTTCGACATTGCAAGACAAGGTATATGACCTAGGATGAAATATGCAAAAAGATTCTTGAAGACCACAGGCTACGAGTCTTGATTAGGCACTTCTGTGCTGTAAAATTTTCCCACTACTCTGGAGTCCAGAATTTCAATGGCTTTCTCAGACTTTATGTTCTTAGGTGTCTTGTACTGGTTTAAAGAAGTTCCTCGAGAAACATAAAAGTCCATGAGCACGTTGAATGTTCCTTGTTTCACAACTCTAATTTCCAAAGGACCGATGGTACTGATGCTCCGATTCCTCAGCATCTTATATTGCAGATCCAAAGATTGTTCCACTAAACTAcagcatttttccattttaaccTGATCAAGTACAGGAAAGTCATCATTGGATCTCAGTTGGAGCTCCCAAAAGAGTACATAGTGACCAGGAATAGAGGATGTATCAGCATAGCTACTGTAATCCAAAAGAAAGAACCCAAGTGGTTCAAGGATATGCATTGCAATTGTAACTGCATTCTGGAGGTCTTGTTCAGTTGTTTTATCTGTGTCAATGCTCAAAACCACATTTCTCCTTTGTACAAATTTGAATTGGGGAGTGATATTGTGAAATCCTGTCACCAGGAGAACATCCCCCATTCTGTACCTGTATAAACCTGAAAATACACGCCTCTATCAATATTCTAGATATTAGAGCGATTGAGCTTCTAAACTCCCTAATCATCGTTGTTTATGTTTATCAGGATAATAGATGTACGAAAAAGCAGAATGCAGTACCTATATCTGACAAATTTGAACATCAGAACAACTCTTGCACATTACATATTGTTAAGCAGAAACAAATGGAGATACTTCCATTTTAGAACATGATAAATAGATTCAGATGGAAATCAGAAGACACCTTCCGGTGATAAGATGCAAACAGTTCAAGAGGGAATTTTGTGTCTGCAGAGTACTTCATGGGACAGACTAACAGAATTATAGTTCACGTCTACAGTATACCATATGCAATTAGGTCAATCAAAAGTATAGAGATCTTTTTTTAGATCAAAAGTACAGTGATCTTACCTGTACAGGTCGTGACAACAAGTTCGTAATGTTGGCCAATCTTAACATTAGCAAGATCCACAATGTGATCTTTCAAGTGAGCATCCTTGCTATTGGTGCAGTTTGGATCTTGATGATTGCCAATTGGTATGAACTCATAGTAAGCCATGTTTGGTATAATAGTATATGAGACATCATAAGGACTGCATAATGGTTTCAAATTTATCCCAAAACATGCCTCTGAAGAAACATAGGCTGGTGAAACTACAGGTAACCTGCCTGTATAGAATTCAAGCGCGGGAATGTACTGTGCCATGGACCCAGTAATTATGGCCTGGACATACTTGGTCCTTGGCCAGATCTTCTTAATTATTCCTTCCCAAGATTTTTCTTGGCATACAAGATCAATTGAATCAGCCAAATCTGGCATTTGTTTGCTCAAAATCAAGGAGACAGTCCTTTTGCATTTAGGGTCAGTGATCCAATCACTCATTTGTCCAGTTCTTATGTTGGAAGACATTTCTTGCCAATGTTCCTCAAAAAATTTGATTATCCTTTGCAAACCCGAGGCGAAAAATGTACCAATGCTTACTATCGCATCTCGCTGCACAAGGCCACAAAGTAATTGACTATACAAGCTCTGATTGGTATCTTCACAGAATATAACCTCAGGATATCTGTCTTTTCTGTTCTTTATCTCGCTTGCTGTAGTTGTTCTTAAAACTAAGCCACCAGGAGTGTGGATATCCGGGTTGATAAGGACAAAGAACAGCGCTTTCCCATCGTTTAAGCCGTGGAGGTACCTTAGTTCAAAGCTATACATTTAGCACCTTTTATTTGACTCTCATAATTCTGCTGATGAAATAACAACTGTAAATTCATTGCATTAGTGAATTTACCTATTCTGAACAGTAGCAAGGAGACAAAAAAAGAAGGCCCTGCGCTCTCCCTCTTCAGCAGTTTTTGGAATCCACTTTTGCTTCCCACCTGAAGTGCCCGAGCTGCCAATGAAGTTGATGTTTTCagttaagaaaaacaagaaattcatgaaaacgAATAGAAATAACTCGCTCTTCAACACTTTTGACTTTACTCTCACTCCATTTAGGAGTTTCCTTTAATCTATTTACAATAAATCAAAGAAACTGATTTACCTGATCAGTAGCTCAGTAATGGATTCATTAGTTAAAATCCGAGATGGCTCTCCATCCACTGCAATTCGATCGATGTAAATCTTGATATCTTCATAATCTACCACAGGAACTTTATTCTTGAATAGTCCCTTATCAGAGTGACCATTAAGAAAACTTTTCAAGTAATCGGTGCTTGCATTTTTAGTTAAAATCTCCTCCAGGACCTGTTCTTGTATATGACCAGCATTGCTGCTTATATCCTCCAAAATCCTCGAACCAGCTTCAGTATCTCTTGGATCAAAGGTTGGCAGCATTctggtaaagaaaagaaatgcagAATCTGAGTTTGGGGATGGGAAATATACAGGGAAATTAATTAATGAATAAGCATGCTCAACTACATTGTCTTGAGAAAAAGATTTACGCCATGGTTAAGCCGTTTTAAACCCATTGGCCAGGTGATCCGTCCTATCATCCTCATTCCCTTCTCCTAGATGCCTAGTTAGTTTGCTGTATGTTACCATTGTAAATTTGTAATGGTGTAAACAGAAAAACTCATTGAGTTGCTTGGTCTCCTTATGCTATGTTCATCACTTGCACAATCCAAAATTGCCAAATGATCGAGCTCTTATGGATCTATATCCATGCTTGAGTTCAGTCAAAATCGAACTCAAATCGAGTTCGAGTAATTTGAGTTGCTGTACGAATTGAGTAGGTTCTCCATGTAATATTCCTTATTTAGCTTATAGAgtttttatgtatattttgtcGAGCAAGCTCAATCTTGAGCTTCAGCTCGTCCTCATAATTTTCTTGAGTCAAACTCAAGCATGAACACATGATATTCATCGAACTTGAGCTCGGACTCAACCacaaattaattttctttgatCTTGAGTTCTAGTACCTCAATATTTGGGCTTGATTTGGCTAAAAACACCCCCAGAGAGGTGATCCAAAATTTAAATGAATAGCACATTTCTATACATAAAAGGAAGCTTATTCGTATGCATTTTccaaaatatggcaaaaataTACTAGATACCAGTTGTATTCTGCAATATAATTAATAGGGCAAATTATACTTTACCCCCTATGATTTAATGCTTTTCCATGTAACCCTTCTATAGTTTCCAAAGCTATGCATAAACCCTTATGTTGGGACTAAAGTTTCAAAGTGACAAAAATGGTACTCTACAAGGAAACCAACTCATAGGGCTGAAAAATGAACTAACATATTCGATACTCGAATCGAGTTCGCTTGGTATGAGCTCGTTCAAGTTTGGTTAACCAACTAATCAAGTCaaatttgaatagttttttaTGTTCGATAACATACAAACTCGgtcattttgacattttagtccAAATCATGATGGAGTtacatatagtttttgaaatggtaaaaggttgatATGGAAAAGCACTAAATCACAGGAGACTAAAGGTGTAATCTATCCTAATTAATACAAAAGTGTTGATTTTGGGGGTTTTCCAGTAAACGGAGTTGCCAAATAAAACGTGTAACTAATGTCACCAAACTTGTCAGCATGATAACCATAACTCTGAAAAATACTGAACTAAAAGAACTACATATTAAGACAGGATTAACAACTTGACTGCATGAATCTTGTTGACTTTCGACCTACAGATGCAAAGCATTCGAAAAAATTGTAGATATGTGGCCAAGTAAGCATACAGcataggaaaaaagaaaaacatatgaATCACATCAGAAACAACAAGAGGAAATTAATCAAGGAAGCCAATATACCTCACCTAAAAGGAACATGATTGCATATAATCCTACGGCCCAAATATACCTCACCTGGAAAAATCTTGATTGCACTATGATTCCACCGCAAAAATCTTGCAGAAAATGAAGCCTTTGAGACCTAATTTTTGTCGACTGCTACTCAGTGATGCAGGCACTGGGGAGCAGTGAAGCTGCCAAGGTTGACCAATTACCAGTGATACAGGAAGTTGTTTGCGTCGGTCCCTATTCGTCAAAAGTTGACCCGAAATTGTACATACATACAGGGAAAGTTGCAGTTTTAGTTCCCAATGTTTGGTCCATGTATCAAATTAGTCTTCAATGTTTAGATTAAAAGAAATGGGAGAATTGTGATTTTGGTCCTTAACCTATCACCCATACGTAGAATTAGTCCTTAATCTATTTTGCAAAGCAAATGTAGTCCCAGTCTATCCAACTTTGCGCAAAAATAAGCAATAAGTACAATGACTaactacaaaaatttaaaatctacATGCACGAGACATGCAACAATTTGTGTAGTAGTAATTATAATAAACTTAAATTATAAAACCTGAATTCTcctttatattttatttgttattgCCATATTGTCATCcaaattgtaatttattttaCAAAGATATATATAAGCTACCACCATTCTGTGTCAATATAACgtgttttcatgaaattttataGAAATTTAGGAACATATTTGTTGTATGTTTAATTtaactcacatattattttattttcaaagctCTAATGGCAACTACTTAAAACTCATGGGAACATAATGATCCAAACTTGAAACATTAGGGACTAGAAATACGAATTCAAAACTTTTAACTAACGCCAATTTGATGTTAACCATTAGTTATGATGATTTTCCATTAGTTGTCCAAAGCTGTCTAAAATCACGAATTTTAGGGGGTAAATTTatatttgtgaaaatattgGGGACTAATTTGACATATAAGCTAAACATTGGGGACAAGTAATCTATAAGAACCActagaagtggcaaaatggatatatggttgataaatggttttagttaaatggatagtggatcaaattaatccaatccaattaaaaccatttaataaatggatctaaatggatgtcatttaaatggatagtgtaaaccatgatccatccatttatccatttactctcccaaatcctaaatttaagatccaaatgtttttttttttcaaaaaatacagATCCCCAAAATTCTATCCTTAAATCAGCTAAAACCTTTTGGTAATAACAAATGCTTGTACTACTACTCTATTTCAGTTCTTCATAAAATTAGTTTAGTTCCAAGAAAATTTAACTGCTGTAGTCAATTTAACCTTTCGTCATTACTTTAAGTATCATTTTGTAAAGTAATGAACAATTAAGAACTTGGCTATATTTTTATAActtttgaatgaattgaatACGGCTTTACAGTGAAAAGAAGTTTACGTTTCCAATTTTTTGCACTCCTGTTCAAGAGTGATGTCTTGAATAAAATTGGAGCTCTAATAAGAAATCTTATGTTATTtgacaagtaaaatattttcttcacatgtGCACGTAGTATCTAAAAATGTATGAAACTCCTTATTATACAATTGATATACAAGCTACCTTATATTACATAGTAAATTAGGTGCCTTTTTTTTGGATAGTTGGGTTGGGTGATAAGGGGAGAGGGATTGCAAGTAtgagaatttggaaaaaaaaaaaaaggtgtcatTTACATATCTTAACCAATGTTGCGGGGACACtcgttagaaaaattctttttataaataaaagaattaaaaaaaataaaaattattttgacacTGCATGATGCATTCTtgctttttctttacttaagaaTATAAATGTTTGCAATCATTACTACATgagagtttaattaaaaaaaaacaagagtagagactaaaatataattttgaaaaggatGGAAGAAGTCTAGGAACTAGAAGCAAATAAAATACAATTAATGTTATTGGTAACTTGGCATGTGAGGAAGTTACGAAGGAAAGAATAGGTGGTCCCACAAAATTAATTTGACATATGAGAAAGTTATGAAGAAAAGAATAGATGGTCCCATAAGATTTTATCTCGCATTTTTATAAatgtgttttctattttttaagttAAATGGATGAATATGGATAACAtggataatccatttaaatccaccaatatgattggatttaaatggttatccatttaaaaccattgaatttatatggatcatccaaatccatttaaggttggtttatatggatggattggtggatatgaatccattttgccacttctaAGAACCACTATAAGGTGCTCCATATGACGTATGGAGGATCTCAAGGTGCTTCATATGACATATGGAGAATTTTGAGAAGAATTTGTGGTGCAATTTCCTAGCATTGTTTGTTCTGATAAATACGTCACCAGCCTACCCTGAATTGGAATAAGATAATCTTTTTTCTCCACCCAAATGTTATAATTACCAAAAAGAAATTAAGACCACATGCTTTTTTTGGCGTCCTATTAGGACTTGTTTAGATCAAACTAGTTGAAAACAATGGTTGCTGCTACTAACTTGGTTGTGGAAGAACATATTGTATTCCTACTCTACTCCGAAGAGCTTGATGAACCTTAAAGTTTATGATGGCTAGTTAACGGTAGAGCAAATACAACGAATTTACATATGTCTCCACAATTAACGTGAACGTACTGATTTATAGAAGAAAGTTATACTGTTTTTAATGTGAATGAGTTATGGATCCAACCTTGATAAGTTTAGGTTAATTAAAGTAGCCACACGCAATCAGGCTCAATTATAGTTTAGCCCCTTCATTCACCAAGTATGCAGATCAAACCCCATGAATAATAGTCAAAGCCATGAAATGAACTTTGTTTTATGTCAGTAGCTGAAAAGACAATTATGTCATCAGAATTTCTAGCCTTGATAAGTTCACCCTTCTCATGCCATTGGATAAAAGTATTCTCCCATCGGATAAAATATGTCATTTAAAAAAGTTAAATGTATGACCCCTGGATTTTCACTCCTTGAAGTTTGCAACTCTGAAATATAGCATTTTGAACGGTGGTCAAATCTAAAGGAGTGTGCTCAACTCTGTTCCCATGGTCATAATGACAAATTTACCCATAACTAACTATTATACCCTCATGGTGcacaatctaaaatttttttctctaTTGTGTCCTTGTTTGCGGGGGATTACAAATACGTACAAAGCACATGATCTTTAATGAAATGTCTTCTTCAGCTATTTATTCTGTGCCAATATTTAAAACCAAAGTCTCTCCTTTGTACATATTTGAATTGGGGAGTGGTATTGTGAACACTTGTCCCCATGAGAATATCCCCCATTTTATGCctataaaaccctaaaaataaCACAATACAAAAACCTAGGTTGAATGGATATTGCATAGATTGTTGAGAGTGGGTTCAATTGGCAAGACTCATTTATTTTGCTTAAAAGAAGTTGAGATTCGACTTCCATTATCAACAGTCTTTTATTAATAGGCAATCTGTAAAATCCACTATAAATTGTTGAAAGATGCATCATTGGCCTACTTTAGCTTAGAATGGAATAACCTTTTTTCCT
Protein-coding regions in this window:
- the LOC113714637 gene encoding indole-3-acetic acid-amido synthetase GH3.17-like, with the protein product MLPTFDPRDTEAGSRILEDISSNAGHIQEQVLEEILTKNASTDYLKSFLNGHSDKGLFKNKVPVVDYEDIKIYIDRIAVDGEPSRILTNESITELLISSGTSGGKQKWIPKTAEEGERRAFFFCLLATVQNRYLHGLNDGKALFFVLINPDIHTPGGLVLRTTTASEIKNRKDRYPEVIFCEDTNQSLYSQLLCGLVQRDAIVSIGTFFASGLQRIIKFFEEHWQEMSSNIRTGQMSDWITDPKCKRTVSLILSKQMPDLADSIDLVCQEKSWEGIIKKIWPRTKYVQAIITGSMAQYIPALEFYTGRLPVVSPAYVSSEACFGINLKPLCSPYDVSYTIIPNMAYYEFIPIGNHQDPNCTNSKDAHLKDHIVDLANVKIGQHYELVVTTCTGLYRYRMGDVLLVTGFHNITPQFKFVQRRNVVLSIDTDKTTEQDLQNAVTIAMHILEPLGFFLLDYSSYADTSSIPGHYVLFWELQLRSNDDFPVLDQVKMEKCCSLVEQSLDLQYKMLRNRSISTIGPLEIRVVKQGTFNVLMDFYVSRGTSLNQYKTPKNIKSEKAIEILDSRVVGKFYSTEVPNQDS